The stretch of DNA cacattcattgacTAAGATGCACTGTAACTGTTGACTGCAGTGGCGGCTCATCAGTAGGGGGCGCTAGGGCACATGTAAAGTTGCTAAGAAGTGTTGTACTTCCTTTATCTTTGGGCTTAAGAGATACTGTACAAGCTTATACTGTAGGTCGCAGATTTTCAGCACCcaaaataacttattttttaAGTTGCTTTAGACACGGAAGTTGCtgagagaaagggagaaggagaaatTTGGTGTGATGTACCAGTTGGTACATCGTTAAATTGCATCTGAAAAATGCCTTTTCACGCACTGTGCCCCCCACAAAAATATCTCCCAAGCTGCTACTGGTCAACTCATAACAATCAGTGCATAAAAAGTTGGTAAAACCCATTGAATACATGGGGGAAATGTAGGATGCACagacatgcaaaacaaaaatagtACACTTGTGGGAAGAACAAGAAATGCATACATGAAAGAAAACAGTATATTTTTTAGGAcaaagactgtaaaaaaaatggggCAAAAGTTATCCCTGATATGGGAAATCTGATACAAAAAACCCTGAggaaaaactgaattaaaaagGCCATAAGTGAGAGAGTACAGTATGTCGGCATTTCCTCGTTTACATCTGAAGCAACTCCAGACGTTTTTGTAAATGTACTCACGAATAAACTGGGGGTTCTTCAGTGTAAACAGGAGTGTCGCACAGAATGATGGGAAACATGACTGTGAGGTCCCTGGAGCCGCAAACACTGAGGCTCACCTGCAGGACACACAAGGAGACAATCAAACAATCACCCACCTTTGTTTACGAATGAATTGTGTGTGCACCTTAAAGCAATCTTCcagcaaaacacaaatattgttttcatgtgttgaGTCAGTCAGCTAATAGGTAAGGTAAAAAGGGGCGTTGGAAAAATGCAAATGAGGAAAAAACCTCTCTTTAGGAATTAACAAATGAGATCTTACTGGAGAGTAACACCAGAGACTAGAAGTAGACCAAGGTACCTGACAAACAAAATACAGCCAAGTAAAAACTCCACGATTTCAGCCAAACAATCTGCTTGTTAATTAGTTTTTCAAGTGCTCACCTAAGACTATACAGTATGAATATAAAGAATGAATGTAGTCTTCTCGTTGCAAAACTAACTCCCGTTGTGAAGCCTATTGGACGATCCAGCTGTCAAATCACATGGTGTCTACTCATATGTGCCCAAGGATGGATCACAGAACAGGCCTAGTGGCCCAAGGACTCACGGGGGGGCCTTGAAGCCCAAGCCTCTGCGCTACTATCCCGATATCTTTGCTACCATGTTATCAGTGGCTCATAATCTGTCCCACTATGTGCCGTTCTTTAAAgtctatttttctttaaaaaacataatCTAAAAACCTTACATCATGTGTTTTTGAAGAAGACCTGCAACTGGTGACTGACTAGTGACTTAACTTCTTTGCAAAGTATTTACTGAGGTTATAAATCAAGTGCAATGTCGGCTTGTTTTCTGGCAGACTTCAAACTGACCCTCCATGAATAACTGCTCCTGCCTCTCTACATCCCCAGGCTTCAACTTTCAAACCAGAATACTACattccagggttcccacaccttggttgacatcaaatttgaGGGTtcttcaaggactttccagtaccaattccctcaaattcaaggaccgaatgtgaCGAGACagtttaagatgggagggcagcTTTGCCCATggcattcactttttttaacttctttcttgcacaaaattcaagcactttcaaagacccatgtctatttcaggtgattttgaaGGGCCTTGagtatatttttttcaaattcacaaactctcaaggatttcaaggacacGTGGGAAACCtgactttcatttttaaatacagtctGTCAGCGTAAATTCTTCCTACTAAATCCTCCCTGATGTGTTAAAAATATAATCCAAGCCTGCAAAAgtcccaaaaaaaacagcaattcatcagcaagaagaagaagaagagtgagaaGGATAAGCAGTTTTGGACGGTACCAACCTCAATCCAATAACTCAAAACAAGGATGCTGCAGTTGGAGATGGTGAGCGCTGCGGACGAGGGAATAGTGAGCATGATGTCAGTCTGCACATAGCAGGTCCTGGCACCGATGGGCTGATCCGTATCTGACACCAAGGTCTTGGCGTACATCCTTCTGTTGAGCTTGTTGTGGGTGTAGTAATCGTGCTTCTGAATCAGCTTCACCTTCGGAGTAGCTGTTCGAGATGATTCATTGCTGAAGTTGCATGTTATCTTCACAATTTCACCTGAAGGAGGAACAGACACAGTGTATGGATATGGTTATTACTGGGAGTGTAccgacatatacagtatatatatatatatatatatatacacacatatatgtatagatatacacacatatatatatatatatatatacacacatatatatatatatatatatatatatatatatatatatatatatagtatatagtttctttgttccatgttacaaagaaatctttaaaagtgaatcattttgaaaacatcatcatttctgggTTTGAGAAGCACAGCTTTGGAGAAGGTTTGCGCTCTCTGAGTGTTTCCATCTGGTAAGTTGTGTTTCTGCccttgtttgtgagcagcataactgaAAATGTTAAGAATGGTTTTTGATGAAGTTATCTGGGGATGTAGGTTGTGAGTGAAGAAGGAAATGGTCCGGATTTTTTGTGGTGATCTTCTGGATTCATGTTGtggggaaactgagcagccatGGCAGTAATTTGCTCTCTCTAAGTGCCTTCAATTATCTTTGACACAGTAGGATGGCTGGATGGATGGtctaatggatggatggatgatacaGTACCAGGAACAAAGGCTTTCTTCTCTATGGTGACCGTCATGGCGATGGGAGGCGAGGCACACCACAGGCAgcacagtgtcatttgattggTGCCTGAGAGAGGAGCCTTaatgaatacaaaaacaaacaaacattagtGATGGAGGTGCGGTGGAAACCAACAcgtttatttgacaaataaatgcaTACCAACACATGCACTAATAGACATTATTTCAACATCGACCATAGACCTCCACTACCAGTTccaatcatttttttattggtttactgttatatttattatatataattgttATAATGGGCCACACAGTTGCTGTAGTGGTTAACACTCTGGCCTTTGatgcaagaagacccaggtttgcgaTGCAGTCGGGACTTCTGCACAGAGTTTGGTTGGGTTTTCTTCAAGTTCtctggtccaaaaacatgcagatttgaggatgaggcaaattggacactctaaattgcccttgactcatgtggaggataaaatggtagaggatggattgatggatggatggataactGAAATAAACTCTTCtccacttaaaaataaataggtAGTACGAGTAGTATTAGTGTTGTGAAGATTTTGATTATCAAGTGAGATGACCAAAGATGGGAGTTTCTGGAGTGTGGAGATGTTTGGTTTGTGCCTAGGAATGTAAGTTGCTAATTAAAAGAAGGCCAAATAATTACTTACCCTGAGGTCTGGCTGGTTGGTATTGTAGTGGTGTACAAAGTTCAGCTTTGTCTCAAAGTCCTTGGCCAAATGCCAGGATCTGCTGATGCTCACCGTCATGCTATACGATATATTTCCATGGATCCCCGTGAAAGATGACGGAAAGTCTCTGCATTGATAGAAAGCaatcagaaaaaacaaacaaagacaagatgaagtgagctgttgttgttgctgtcttTACTCTTCCATCCaaaagagggaagaaaaaaaagatcaatcaAGCTCAGAGGAATCTCATGCCAACAACAGAGACCGAGACGGAGAAATGACGTCAGTTATCTGAAGTGTCTTTCACAGTATCAGAAACAATGATCTCTTTTTCTGAATATGACCATAGAGCCATGGCTTTCAAACTGTAGTCTGGATGTCTGGGTGTTTTGTGACAGTGGATGGAGGGTGGGGCAGTTCCAGCGACACGACTCTGCTCGGCTtggtttgttattgttttcccattactattattattatctcctcAACATGGtttagacacagacacaaactagtgacatgagaagcagttgtttttgatgTAACCGAATCATTAGAATTAATTTAAAAGACCACTTTAGCACTTCctgcactgaactgaaatacgactgaacGGTTCACGATCGCCGAgtgtgctgtcactaaatacaccaggctcctctgttaaatattgcgattttagaccatttcctttgctaaatgttaggGATTAACGCATGTCTtcgggatttttaagtctttataactgatctacagttcggcattgttccagtgacgacactctgaccaatcagcggccggcagtctgtctacgtcacatttttaatatcgactcagctcgcttggaacctggagccagagcaggtactgatgcaaaagaagaagaagaaagtgtaTCTTCCCGTTCCACGAGAATTGTGGCttttgatcatttgtttttggGATTTGTAAGAGTGTTTCATgatggtttgcacttccaggccaccgtagcgGGGTCATTGTGCACACCAAGAAagtaagaaacaaagaaagaggtTATAATACACACCCATGAGGTAGCTGACATGTAAATGGATACATATGTTTGCCAGGCTGAAGTTTCATGTCCCCACCAACAGCTGTGAGGGGAAAGACAAGACTTTAATGAACAATGATTGATTGTTAAACAATCACTGTCttcagtgtgtgcacacacacacacacacacataccagcGTTTCCTTGCACGATGGCGCTCTTCAGATTGAAGAACTCCAATTTTGCAGTGAAGTGtctcctgcttctcctcctcctcttccccccgCCTCCCCCGGTGGACCAGTGGACGTGTGCCTTGCCTGTCGCAGTCATGGTGATCGAGCTGATCTTCGTGGGCTTCGCGAGCTCGAAGGAGATGTGTCCCGTGAGGACGTCCCCGCTGGTGACAGTGTTCTCCGCGTTCAGGGCGTTGAAGTTGATGTTGAAATTCTTGAAAGTCGAGCTGAACATCGTTGCGAAGGAGCGTGGACGttctaataaagaaaaaaaagtacaaatctGAGCCTCGGTTTTCCACCAAACTGCGCGTGTGTGGACAGTCGCACTTTttaccaaacaaaacaacagttggAACAGTCTGCGCATGTGCACAATATGCGGGAGGAGCAGCCATTGGGCGTAgccatacaaacacacacacacaaacaaacatacatgtgCTGCAGCCAGGGGGCGTGGCCACATGTTCTGGAGTTCTGAAGAaagacattaaataataataataaagttttcagttttgtaattagGTTTTAAATTGCTGTATAATTTGTATAATATGTCAAATAGATTTCAGGATGTGTTTACAAGGAATAAATCAAAGCCATGGCATTTAAATTATGAGTTATTTCAGTTTTATCTAATTatgataaaatatttttttttttttaaaaacaaccccAAAAGGATAAGATTAAAACTGCCTCTGAAACCAATGTTTTCCCTTAAACAAATGCtatataaagtaccttaaagggatacttgagtaaaagtaccttACCAAAGGTATATTACCAGAAAATTAATTttgtagaagttgaagtcactttttataatatttatgaaGCAATAGTCTTAAAGTGTATGACATTAACTGTACttaagcggtagaaaatggatggagggatggaaaatgtacttaaattttagaggtaaaatattttaaaaaagtgaggatttgatttttattttttatttggtagtaacgagtaacaaagatgtAGTAAAAGAGTGCAGtcaatgtaaatgtgttaattCTAATTCATAAATTCTTAACTATCTTGATGGATAATCGCGCACTTTGTTAAGATAATATTGTTATCCTTGCATTTTCAAAttcactgttttacaaaaaacaggaaaagaataatagtaaaacatattttttgattaagatgtcaaattatagttattatttgCAATCCTGAgcagaaaacatttgttttagtgttttaaatTTAGGTGAACGTGAACATTTTTGTTGATTGCggaacattttttgtcacaatgaAGGCAGGAAAATTCAACACTTTCAGTGAGAATCTatgcattttaaacatgtaattgtccaaccactagatggcactaaATACTTAATTATGACGCTCACAGTGCATTGTGCAGAATACACAAACCATACGTGTGTTTTTGCAGACATCATGAAATAATTGATGTTATAAACCCAAATGTCACATAATCATCAATGTCTGTCACACAACTGAACTGCTCCTTGAATAAAGCTGCACAAGTGGTTTGAACACTCTTTGGCAGGTTCATGACACACATGCAGCCATAAAAGGCCAATAATGCCTCATTAAAACTGACAGAATTAAAAACTCCATGGTCCAAGTTAACATCACATCACTACATATCCTTTCATTAGTCCTGTCCTGACCTGCCGccattcaaattattatttattttcagattttatggAGTGCGTCCAT from Solea solea chromosome 8, fSolSol10.1, whole genome shotgun sequence encodes:
- the LOC131463994 gene encoding arrestin domain-containing protein 3-like; translated protein: MFSSTFKNFNINFNALNAENTVTSGDVLTGHISFELAKPTKISSITMTATGKAHVHWSTGGGGGKRRRRSRRHFTAKLEFFNLKSAIVQGNAAVGGDMKLQPGKHMYPFTCQLPHGDFPSSFTGIHGNISYSMTVSISRSWHLAKDFETKLNFVHHYNTNQPDLRAPLSGTNQMTLCCLWCASPPIAMTVTIEKKAFVPGEIVKITCNFSNESSRTATPKVKLIQKHDYYTHNKLNRRMYAKTLVSDTDQPIGARTCYVQTDIMLTIPSSAALTISNCSILVLSYWIEVSLSVCGSRDLTVMFPIILCDTPVYTEEPPVYS